Part of the Nitrospirota bacterium genome is shown below.
AGTCGCCCAAGTGGCTATCTTCTTCTTCGCCGATCGGAGTCTCTAGCGAGATCGGCTCGCGCGCGATCTTCAAGATCTTCCGCACTTTGTCCAGCGGCAGGTCCATGCGCTCGGCGATTTCTTCCGGCGTCGGTTCGCGACCGAGCTTCTGCACCAGATGACGGGACGTCCGGATCAGCTTATTGATCGTCTCGATCATATGCACCGGAATCCGGATCGTCCTGGCCTGGTCGGCGATCGCGCGGGTAATGGCCTGGCGGATCCACCAAGTGGCATAGGTGCTGAACTTGTAGCCGCGCTTATACTCGAACTTATCCACGGCCTTCATCAAGCCGATATTGCCTTCCTGGATCAAATCCAGGAACTGAAGACCGCGGTTCGTATACTTCTTAGCGATGCTGACGACGAGACGAAGGTTCGCCTCGACCAGCTCGGCTTTCCCGCGCTTGACCTTTTCCTCCGCCACATCCAGATGCTTGACCGCATCCTTGATCTCTTCCGCAGACACCAGCGCTTCTTCGGTTTCAAGGGTTCGAATCCGGCCCTTCGCCGCCTGGGACACTTTCTTAATCTCGTTGAGCGCCTCTTCCGTGCAGCTCGTCTTGCGCTTAACGGCGAGAAAATCTTTCCTGTCACCACGGGCGAGCTTCTTGAGGGCCTCCGCACCGGCTTCGCCGCTGATCCCCATCCGACGCTGGCAACTGATGATCTCCCGCTCTGCCGTGCGAATCTGAATGGCCAACTCCCGCACCCGCTGCACCATCCGGTCCTTCAGGACGCCATGCAGGTTGACGGACTCCATCTTCTCCACGACCTGGTCGCGAATCGTGTCGATCTGCTTCTTGATCTTCTTCTGTTTCGCAGGATCGCTGTTGGCATGCCGCGCCACTTCGTACAGGCTCTTGAGCGAGGTCGAGATTTTCCGGACGGAGTTCAACCCTTCGAGCGTCTTGACCCGCAGCTCTTCATAGTCCCGCTGAATCTGTTCTTCCTCGAACTCTTCCTCGGTCTCGACGATCGGCACGATCTCACGCACATCAATCGTCCCGTTTTTGAGCTGATCACGCAGGGCGAGGACGAACTCGATCGTCATCGGCATCCCGTAGATGACCGCGGAGATGTCCTTCTTCCCCTCTTCGATGCGTTTTGCGATCTCGATTTCCCCCTCGCGGCTCAACAGCGCCACGCTCCCCATCTCCTTGAGATAGAGGCGAACCGGGTCATCGGTCCGGCTGAGCGCCCCGGGAGTTAAATCGATTTCCTTTTCTTCTTTTTCTTCTTTCTCGCTCTCATCTCCGGCGCCGGAATCGGACCCCTCGGCGTCCTCGCTCAATTCCTCGGCATCCCGGGCCTTCTTGATCCGCTCCCCCTCGGGCGCATCGACGATCTCGATATCCATTTCGCCGAACATCGTCATGATGCTGCCGAACTGTTCGGACGACACCACTTCCGCGGGCAAAGTGCTATTCAACTCGTCATAAGTCAAAAAGCCCTTCTCTTTGCCGATCGCAATCAGCTTCTTGACTTCGCCGAGCAACTCTTGTTTCGCCATGACTACTCCTTCACTAAAGACAACATCCCGGCAGCAGGCCGACCGGCCTTTTGCATTCGCAATTCATTCACTTGTGCGTTCAACACCTGCGCATCCTCCACTCGGCCTTCCCGTTCGGCGGCCTTGAGTTGCGCGATCAAATCCCGAAACAGGGCCTCGGCCCGCTTCCGCTCTAACGTGTCCAAACAGCCAGCGACATGGGCCGGCACGTCGTCGAAATGGTCTTCCCGCATGGAGAGCTCGGTCGCCAACGACCCGCAATCCGGATGATCGACCACCGCATCCAACAACAATCTGAGTCCAACCCGGCCATCGTGATCGAGATGGGTCAGCGCCGCCTCGACGAGGATCCGGCAGGCCGGAACCGAGAAGGCCGCGGGCTTCAATCGCTGCACATCGGCGGGCATCAAATGCCCGTGCAGCAGCAAATACACCAGATCCCGCTCTTCGTTCGCACCCTTGAACATCGCCGGGGTCACACCAGCCGATTGTACGGCCACCGAGCGCCGCCCCTCGGTTTGCACCAACGCCGGATACCGCTCGATCAATCGCTGCTGGCTAATCCCCAGCCGTTCGGCTACCACACGAATCCGCTCTTCCCGCTCGATCGGATGCTCGCTCTTTTGTAAGATCCGCAACACATCGTCCACGCTACGGATACGGCCTTCGATCGTACTGGATTCCGCCGTGCTCAAACTATGCTCGAGGGAAAAGTCCAAAAGACTCGGCGCCTGTTCTTCCAACCGCGCAAAGGCCTCCGGCCCTTCCTTCCGCACATAGGTATCGGGATCCTCGCCAGTCGGCAACGTGACCACTTTCACGCCAAGCCCGCTGTTCACGAATAGATCGAGCCCTCGCAATGCGGCACGAACCCCGGCCTGATCCGGATCGAACAAGAGCACGACCTTCGAGGCAAACCGCCTCAACACCTGAATATGCTCCGCCGTCAGCGCGGTCCCCAACGTCGCAACCGTATGGGCCAGACCGGCCTGATGCAGGGCAACCGCATCGAAATACCCTTCCACCACAATCACGGTCTTCAGCCTGGCGACGGCTTCCCGCGCCAGA
Proteins encoded:
- the rpoD gene encoding RNA polymerase sigma factor RpoD, whose amino-acid sequence is MAKQELLGEVKKLIAIGKEKGFLTYDELNSTLPAEVVSSEQFGSIMTMFGEMDIEIVDAPEGERIKKARDAEELSEDAEGSDSGAGDESEKEEKEEKEIDLTPGALSRTDDPVRLYLKEMGSVALLSREGEIEIAKRIEEGKKDISAVIYGMPMTIEFVLALRDQLKNGTIDVREIVPIVETEEEFEEEQIQRDYEELRVKTLEGLNSVRKISTSLKSLYEVARHANSDPAKQKKIKKQIDTIRDQVVEKMESVNLHGVLKDRMVQRVRELAIQIRTAEREIISCQRRMGISGEAGAEALKKLARGDRKDFLAVKRKTSCTEEALNEIKKVSQAAKGRIRTLETEEALVSAEEIKDAVKHLDVAEEKVKRGKAELVEANLRLVVSIAKKYTNRGLQFLDLIQEGNIGLMKAVDKFEYKRGYKFSTYATWWIRQAITRAIADQARTIRIPVHMIETINKLIRTSRHLVQKLGREPTPEEIAERMDLPLDKVRKILKIAREPISLETPIGEEEDSHLGDFIEDKKAVSPLEAAIRYDLQRQINSALETLTPREEKVLRKRFGIGEATDHTLEEVGQDFEVTRERIRQIEAKALRKLRHPSRSKKLRSFVETL
- the dnaG gene encoding DNA primase, with the protein product MGRGLISENVINQVRDRADIAEVVGHHVSLTRAGQNLKGLCPFHQEKSPSFTVSPSRQIFHCFGCGAGGNVFTFLMRITGANFPETVRELGQKLGIDVPDSGPSSGPQAAQASRLEPLNRAVTAWFQQNLRDSATGATARDYLASRGIQAGTIERFEIGCAPAEWDGLVRALSKQGFSPDDLAVAGLTIAREQASGSYDRFRARVMFPITDLRKRVVGFGGRILGEGNPKYLNSPDTPLFKKGQTLYALDLAREAVARLKTVIVVEGYFDAVALHQAGLAHTVATLGTALTAEHIQVLRRFASKVVLLFDPDQAGVRAALRGLDLFVNSGLGVKVVTLPTGEDPDTYVRKEGPEAFARLEEQAPSLLDFSLEHSLSTAESSTIEGRIRSVDDVLRILQKSEHPIEREERIRVVAERLGISQQRLIERYPALVQTEGRRSVAVQSAGVTPAMFKGANEERDLVYLLLHGHLMPADVQRLKPAAFSVPACRILVEAALTHLDHDGRVGLRLLLDAVVDHPDCGSLATELSMREDHFDDVPAHVAGCLDTLERKRAEALFRDLIAQLKAAEREGRVEDAQVLNAQVNELRMQKAGRPAAGMLSLVKE